In one Alnus glutinosa chromosome 14, dhAlnGlut1.1, whole genome shotgun sequence genomic region, the following are encoded:
- the LOC133858058 gene encoding sucrose synthase isoform X1 codes for MVKSGFVKATMKPQEVERFLRIKLVMAERVLTRVHSLRERLDETLVANRNEIVALLSRIIGKGKGILQNHQLIAEVEAIPEATRKKLLDGAFGEVLRSAQEAIVLPPWVALAVRPRPGVWEYIRVNVHALVVEELRVPEYLHFKEELVDGSTNGNFVLELDFEPFNASFPRPTLSKSIGNGVEFLNRHLSAKLFHDKESMHPLLEFLRVHCYKGKNMMLNDRIQNVNALQYVLRKAEEYLTTIAPETPYVKFEHKFQEIGLVRGWGDTAERVLEMIQLLLDLLEAPDPCTLEKFLGKIPMVFNVVIMSPHGYFAQDNVLGYPDTGGQVVYILDQVRALESEMLLRIKQQGLDITPRILIVTRLLPDAVGTTCGQRLERVYGSEHADILRVPFRTEKGIVRQWISRFEVWPYLETYTEDVGVELIKELQGKPDLIIGNYSDGNIVASLLAHKFGVTQCTIAHALEKTKYPESDIYWKKMDEKYHFSSQFTADLIAMNHTDFIITSTFQEIAGSKDTVGQYESHTAFTLPGLYRVVHGIDVFDPKFNIVSPGADMSIYFPYTEKEKRLTSFHPEIEELLYSPVENEEHLCVLKDRNKPIIFTMARLDRVKNITGLVEWYGKNTRLRELVNLVVVAGDRRKESKDNEEKAEMTKMHGLIETYKLNGQFRWISSQMNRVRNGELYRYIADTKGAFVQPAIYEAFGLTVVESMTCGLPTFATCKGGPAEIIVHGKSGFHIDPYHGEQAAQLLVDFFEKTKADPSHWDKISLGGLQRIHEKYTWKIYSERLLTLTGVYGFWKHVSNLDRLESRRYIEMFYALKYRKLAESVPLAVE; via the exons ATGGTGAAAAGCGGTTTTGTGAAAGCAACAATGAAACCACAGGAAG TTGAGCGTTTTCTGAGAATTAAGCTAGTCATGGCGGAACGTGTTCTGACCCGCGTCCACAGCCTCCGTGAGCGTTTGGATGAGACCCTGGTTGCTAACCGCAACGAAATTGTGGCACTACTGTCAAG GATCATAGGCAAGGGAAAAGGTATTCTGCAGAACCATCAGCTTATTGCTGAGGTCGAAGCAATTCCTGAGGCCACCAGAAAGAAACTTCTTGACGGGGCCTTTGGTGAAGTTCTGAGATCGGCTCAG GAAGCAATTGTTCTGCCTCCGTGGGTTGCCTTGGCGGTTCGTCCAAGGCCTGGTGTTTGGGAATACATCAGAGTGAATGTCCACGCTCTTGTGGTGGAGGAGCTGCGTGTGCCCGAGTACTTGCACTTCAAAGAGGAACTCGTGGACGGAAG CACCAACGGCAACTTTGTGCTTGAGTTGGATTTTGAACCCTTCAATGCGTCTTTCCCCCGCCCAACTCTTTCAAAGTCCATTGGGAATGGCGTGGAGTTCCTTAACCGCCACCTTTCTGCAAAGCTCTTCCATGACAAGGAAAGCATGCACCCGCTGCTTGAATTTCTCAGAGTTCACTGCTACAAGGGAAAG AATATGATGCTCAACGACAGGATTCAAAACGTAAATGCTCTCCAATATGTTCTTAGGAAGGCAGAGGAGTACCTGACTACAATTGCCCCTGAAACACCATATGTTAAGTTTGAGCACAAGTTCCAGGAGATTGGTTTGGTGAGAGGTTGGGGTGACACTGCTGAGCGTGTACTAGAAATGATTCAACTTCTTTTGGATCTTCTTGAGGCTCCTGATCCGTGCACCCTCGAGAAATTTCTTGGGAAAATCCCTATGGTCTTTAACGTTGTAATTATGTCTCCCCATGGGTATTTTGCACAGGATAATGTCTTGGGATATCCTGATACTGGTGGTCAG GTTGTCTATATCTTGGATCAAGTACGGGCCTTGGAGAGTGAGATGCTTCTTCGTATCAAGCAACAAGGCCTGGATATTACTCCTCGTATCCTCATT GTCACACGACTCCTCCCTGATGCAGTAGGAACCACATGTGGTCAGCGTCTTGAGAGAGTATATGGGTCAGAACATGCAGATATTCTTCGTGTTCCCTTTAGAACAGAGAAGGGCATTGTCCGTCAATGGATCTCAAGATTCGAAGTTTGGCCATATCTTGAGACCTATACCGAG GATGTTGGAGTTGAACTTATTAAAGAGTTACAAGGGAAGCCAGATTTGATAATTGGAAATTACAGTGATGGGAACATTGTTGCCTCATTGTTAGCACATAAATTTGGGGTTACCCAG TGCACCATAGCCCATGCCCTCGAGAAGACAAAGTATCCTGAATCTGACATTTACTGGAAAAAAATGGATGAGAAGTATCACTTCTCTTCCCAGTTTACTGCTGATCTTATAGCCATGAATCATACTGATTTCATTATCACCAGTACTTTCCAAGAAATTGCTGGAAG CAAAGACACTGTTGGTCAGTATGAGAGTCACACTGCTTTCACCCTCCCAGGACTCTATCGTGTCGTGCATGGAATTGATGTATTTGATCCCAAGTTCAACATTGTTTCACCTGGAGCGGATATGAGCATTTACTTTCCTTACACTGAGAAGGAAAAGAGGTTGACATCCTTCCACCCTGAAATAGAAGAGCTCCTTTACTCCCCTGTGGAGAATGAAGAACATTT GTGTGTCTTGAAAGACCGAAACAAGCCCATCATATTCACAATGGCGAGACTGGATCGCGTGAAGAACATCACAGGTCTTGTTGAGTGGTATGGTAAGAATACTCGTCTTCGTGAGTTGGTTAAccttgttgttgttgctggggATCGGAGAAAGGAGTCTAAGGACAATGAGGAGAAAGCTGAGATGACGAAAATGCATGGTCTTATTGAAACCTACAAGTTGAATGGCCAGTTTAGATGGATTTCATCGCAGATGAACCGAGTGAGGAATGGTGAACTCTATCGATACATTGCTGACACAAAGGGAGCCTTTGTGCAGCCCGCTATATATGAAGCTTTTGGCTTGACAGTTGTTGAGTCCATGACTTGTGGATTGCCAACATTTGCTACTTGTAAAGGTGGCCCAGCTGAGATTATCGTACATGGTAAATCTGGCTTCCATATTGATCCCTACCATGGTGAACAAGCTGCCCAGCTCCttgttgatttctttgagaagaCTAAGGCAGACCCTTCTCACTGGGACAAAATCTCTCTGGGAGGTTTGCAGCGGATCCATGAGAA GTACACATGGAAGATTTATTCTGAGAGGTTGTTGACCCTGACTGGGGTTTACGGCTTTTGGAAGCATGTGTCTAACCTTGATCGCCTCGAGAGCCGCCGTTATATTGAGATGTTCTATGCTCTCAAGTACCGTAAGCTG GCTGAGTCTGTTCCTCTTGCTGTCGAGTAA
- the LOC133858058 gene encoding sucrose synthase isoform X2: MAERVLTRVHSLRERLDETLVANRNEIVALLSRIIGKGKGILQNHQLIAEVEAIPEATRKKLLDGAFGEVLRSAQEAIVLPPWVALAVRPRPGVWEYIRVNVHALVVEELRVPEYLHFKEELVDGSTNGNFVLELDFEPFNASFPRPTLSKSIGNGVEFLNRHLSAKLFHDKESMHPLLEFLRVHCYKGKNMMLNDRIQNVNALQYVLRKAEEYLTTIAPETPYVKFEHKFQEIGLVRGWGDTAERVLEMIQLLLDLLEAPDPCTLEKFLGKIPMVFNVVIMSPHGYFAQDNVLGYPDTGGQVVYILDQVRALESEMLLRIKQQGLDITPRILIVTRLLPDAVGTTCGQRLERVYGSEHADILRVPFRTEKGIVRQWISRFEVWPYLETYTEDVGVELIKELQGKPDLIIGNYSDGNIVASLLAHKFGVTQCTIAHALEKTKYPESDIYWKKMDEKYHFSSQFTADLIAMNHTDFIITSTFQEIAGSKDTVGQYESHTAFTLPGLYRVVHGIDVFDPKFNIVSPGADMSIYFPYTEKEKRLTSFHPEIEELLYSPVENEEHLCVLKDRNKPIIFTMARLDRVKNITGLVEWYGKNTRLRELVNLVVVAGDRRKESKDNEEKAEMTKMHGLIETYKLNGQFRWISSQMNRVRNGELYRYIADTKGAFVQPAIYEAFGLTVVESMTCGLPTFATCKGGPAEIIVHGKSGFHIDPYHGEQAAQLLVDFFEKTKADPSHWDKISLGGLQRIHEKYTWKIYSERLLTLTGVYGFWKHVSNLDRLESRRYIEMFYALKYRKLAESVPLAVE; the protein is encoded by the exons ATGGCGGAACGTGTTCTGACCCGCGTCCACAGCCTCCGTGAGCGTTTGGATGAGACCCTGGTTGCTAACCGCAACGAAATTGTGGCACTACTGTCAAG GATCATAGGCAAGGGAAAAGGTATTCTGCAGAACCATCAGCTTATTGCTGAGGTCGAAGCAATTCCTGAGGCCACCAGAAAGAAACTTCTTGACGGGGCCTTTGGTGAAGTTCTGAGATCGGCTCAG GAAGCAATTGTTCTGCCTCCGTGGGTTGCCTTGGCGGTTCGTCCAAGGCCTGGTGTTTGGGAATACATCAGAGTGAATGTCCACGCTCTTGTGGTGGAGGAGCTGCGTGTGCCCGAGTACTTGCACTTCAAAGAGGAACTCGTGGACGGAAG CACCAACGGCAACTTTGTGCTTGAGTTGGATTTTGAACCCTTCAATGCGTCTTTCCCCCGCCCAACTCTTTCAAAGTCCATTGGGAATGGCGTGGAGTTCCTTAACCGCCACCTTTCTGCAAAGCTCTTCCATGACAAGGAAAGCATGCACCCGCTGCTTGAATTTCTCAGAGTTCACTGCTACAAGGGAAAG AATATGATGCTCAACGACAGGATTCAAAACGTAAATGCTCTCCAATATGTTCTTAGGAAGGCAGAGGAGTACCTGACTACAATTGCCCCTGAAACACCATATGTTAAGTTTGAGCACAAGTTCCAGGAGATTGGTTTGGTGAGAGGTTGGGGTGACACTGCTGAGCGTGTACTAGAAATGATTCAACTTCTTTTGGATCTTCTTGAGGCTCCTGATCCGTGCACCCTCGAGAAATTTCTTGGGAAAATCCCTATGGTCTTTAACGTTGTAATTATGTCTCCCCATGGGTATTTTGCACAGGATAATGTCTTGGGATATCCTGATACTGGTGGTCAG GTTGTCTATATCTTGGATCAAGTACGGGCCTTGGAGAGTGAGATGCTTCTTCGTATCAAGCAACAAGGCCTGGATATTACTCCTCGTATCCTCATT GTCACACGACTCCTCCCTGATGCAGTAGGAACCACATGTGGTCAGCGTCTTGAGAGAGTATATGGGTCAGAACATGCAGATATTCTTCGTGTTCCCTTTAGAACAGAGAAGGGCATTGTCCGTCAATGGATCTCAAGATTCGAAGTTTGGCCATATCTTGAGACCTATACCGAG GATGTTGGAGTTGAACTTATTAAAGAGTTACAAGGGAAGCCAGATTTGATAATTGGAAATTACAGTGATGGGAACATTGTTGCCTCATTGTTAGCACATAAATTTGGGGTTACCCAG TGCACCATAGCCCATGCCCTCGAGAAGACAAAGTATCCTGAATCTGACATTTACTGGAAAAAAATGGATGAGAAGTATCACTTCTCTTCCCAGTTTACTGCTGATCTTATAGCCATGAATCATACTGATTTCATTATCACCAGTACTTTCCAAGAAATTGCTGGAAG CAAAGACACTGTTGGTCAGTATGAGAGTCACACTGCTTTCACCCTCCCAGGACTCTATCGTGTCGTGCATGGAATTGATGTATTTGATCCCAAGTTCAACATTGTTTCACCTGGAGCGGATATGAGCATTTACTTTCCTTACACTGAGAAGGAAAAGAGGTTGACATCCTTCCACCCTGAAATAGAAGAGCTCCTTTACTCCCCTGTGGAGAATGAAGAACATTT GTGTGTCTTGAAAGACCGAAACAAGCCCATCATATTCACAATGGCGAGACTGGATCGCGTGAAGAACATCACAGGTCTTGTTGAGTGGTATGGTAAGAATACTCGTCTTCGTGAGTTGGTTAAccttgttgttgttgctggggATCGGAGAAAGGAGTCTAAGGACAATGAGGAGAAAGCTGAGATGACGAAAATGCATGGTCTTATTGAAACCTACAAGTTGAATGGCCAGTTTAGATGGATTTCATCGCAGATGAACCGAGTGAGGAATGGTGAACTCTATCGATACATTGCTGACACAAAGGGAGCCTTTGTGCAGCCCGCTATATATGAAGCTTTTGGCTTGACAGTTGTTGAGTCCATGACTTGTGGATTGCCAACATTTGCTACTTGTAAAGGTGGCCCAGCTGAGATTATCGTACATGGTAAATCTGGCTTCCATATTGATCCCTACCATGGTGAACAAGCTGCCCAGCTCCttgttgatttctttgagaagaCTAAGGCAGACCCTTCTCACTGGGACAAAATCTCTCTGGGAGGTTTGCAGCGGATCCATGAGAA GTACACATGGAAGATTTATTCTGAGAGGTTGTTGACCCTGACTGGGGTTTACGGCTTTTGGAAGCATGTGTCTAACCTTGATCGCCTCGAGAGCCGCCGTTATATTGAGATGTTCTATGCTCTCAAGTACCGTAAGCTG GCTGAGTCTGTTCCTCTTGCTGTCGAGTAA